The proteins below are encoded in one region of Lactuca sativa cultivar Salinas chromosome 3, Lsat_Salinas_v11, whole genome shotgun sequence:
- the LOC111879070 gene encoding probable inactive purple acid phosphatase 1 isoform X2, producing MAMGLKLLAILWVLCRIGGVASHGDQPFSKISVHETVFALNDAAYVKASPLVLGLKGQTSEWLTVTLHNPIPSVDDWIGVFSPANFSASTCLPDSSMVAPPLLCTAPIKFQYANYSSPNYKDTGKASLKFRLINQRSDFSFALFSGGLSKPKLVAVSNSVVFAYPDAPNYPRLAQGKMWNEMTITWTSGYGINEAEPFVEWGRIGEVARRSPAGTLTIDRNSLCGAPARTVGWRDPGFIHTGFLHELWPNSVYTYKLGHKLLNGSLIWSQVYEFKSSPYPGQDSLQRVIIFGDMGKDEADGSNDYNNYQHGSLNTTKQLIKDLKNYDIVFHIGDLCYANGYLSQWDQFTAQVEPISSTVPYMVASGNHERDWPNSGSFYENNDSGGECGVLAETMFYVPAENRAKFWYSTDYGMFRFCIADTEHDWREGSEQYKFIENCLASVDRQKQPWLIFLAHRVLGYSSTSFYAVDGAFGEPMGRESLQKLWQKYKVDIAIYGHAHNYERTCPIYENICTSNEKHDYKGSLNGTIHVVAGGGGASLTNFGNVNTTWSLVKDVDYGFLKLTAFDHSNLLFEYKKSSNGKVYDSFSISRGYKDILACAVDSCPPTILAS from the exons ATG GCAATGGGGTTGAAGTTGCTAGCAATTTTATGGGTTTTATGTAGGATTGGAGGCGTAGCATCACATGGAGATCAacctttttcaaaaatttcagtACATGAAACTGTGTTTGCTCTTAACGATGCTGCTTATGTTAAAGCATCTCCTCTTGTTCTCGGATTGAAG GGGCAAACCTCCGAATGGTTGACTGTGACGTTGCACAATCCAATTCCATCTGTTGATGATTGGATTGGAGTATTCTCGCCGGcaaatttcag TGCTTCGACATGCCTCCCCGATAGCTCAATGGTTGCTCCTCCATTATTGTGCACTGCACCTATCAAG TTCCAATATGCAAATTATAGCAGTCCTAACTACAAAGACACAGGAAAAGCATCGTTGAAGTTTAGATTGATCAACCAAAGATCTGACTTCTCCTTTGCATTGTTCAGTGGTGGATTATCCAAG CCAAAACTTGTTGCAGTGTCGAATTCAGTTGTTTTTGCATATCCAGATGCCCCAAATTACCCTCGATTAGCTCAAGGAAAGATGTGGAATGAA ATGACCATAACATGGACAAGTGGATACGGAATCAACGAAGCCGAACCTTTTGTGGAATGGGGCCGGATAGGTGAGGTGGCACGGCGTTCTCCTGCTGGGACACTGACAATTGACCGAAATAGCCTTTGTG gagcACCAGCAAGAACAGTTGGTTGGCGTGATCCTGGATTCATTCATACCGGATTCTTACATGAATTATGGCCCAACTCAGT GTACACATATAAATTAGGACATAAACTTTTAAATGGTAGTTTAATTTGGAGTCAAGTTTACGAGTTCAAATCATCTCCTTACCCGGGTCAAGATTCTCTACAACGTGTGATCATTTTTGGAGATATGGGAAAG GATGAAGCTGATGGGTCGAATGATTATAACAATTATCAGCATGGATCCCTTAACACAACTAAACAACTTATTAAAGACTTAAAGAATTATGATATAGTTTTCCATATTGGAGATCTTTGTTATGCCAATGGGTACCTCTCACAATGGGATCAATTCACTGCTCAAGTTGAACCAATTTCCTCTACAGTACCTTATATGGTAGCTAG TGGTAATCATGAGCGTGATTGGCCGAATTCAGGATCTTTCTATGAAAACAACGATTCAGGAGGCGAATGTGGGGTTTTGGCAGAAACTATGTTTTATGTTCCTGCTGAAAACCGAGCAAAGTTTTG GTACTCTACGGATTATGGGATGTTTAGATTTTGTATTGCTGACACTGAACATGATTGGAGAGAGGGAAGCGAACAGTATAAATTCATTGAGAATTGTTTGGCGTCTGTTGATAGACAAAAGCAACCATGGCTTATTTTTCTTGCTCATCGTGTATTGGGGTATTCATCCACTTCATTTTATGCTGTTGATGGAGCATTTGGTGAACCAATGGGAAGAGAGAGCCTTCAAAAACTTTGGCAAAAGTATAAAGTTGATATTGCCATTTATGGTCATGCACACAATTATGAAAGAACATGTCCCATTTATGAG AATATTTGCACGAGCAATGAGAAGCACGATTACAAGGGAAGCTTAAATGGGACAATTCATGTGGTGGCGGGAGGTGGAGGGGCGAGTCTTACTAATTTTGGAAACGTTAATACTACTTGGAGTTTAGTCAAAGATGTTGACTATGGGTTCTTAAAACTCACGGCATTTGACCATTCTAACCTTCTGTTTGAGTACAAGAAGAGTAGTAATGGGAAAGTTTATGACTCGTTTTCGATTTCTAGAGGTTATAAAGATATATTGGCTTGTGCTGTTGATAGTTGCCCACCCACAATCCTAGCTTCTTAG
- the LOC111879070 gene encoding probable inactive purple acid phosphatase 1 isoform X1, with protein sequence MQAMGLKLLAILWVLCRIGGVASHGDQPFSKISVHETVFALNDAAYVKASPLVLGLKGQTSEWLTVTLHNPIPSVDDWIGVFSPANFSASTCLPDSSMVAPPLLCTAPIKFQYANYSSPNYKDTGKASLKFRLINQRSDFSFALFSGGLSKPKLVAVSNSVVFAYPDAPNYPRLAQGKMWNEMTITWTSGYGINEAEPFVEWGRIGEVARRSPAGTLTIDRNSLCGAPARTVGWRDPGFIHTGFLHELWPNSVYTYKLGHKLLNGSLIWSQVYEFKSSPYPGQDSLQRVIIFGDMGKDEADGSNDYNNYQHGSLNTTKQLIKDLKNYDIVFHIGDLCYANGYLSQWDQFTAQVEPISSTVPYMVASGNHERDWPNSGSFYENNDSGGECGVLAETMFYVPAENRAKFWYSTDYGMFRFCIADTEHDWREGSEQYKFIENCLASVDRQKQPWLIFLAHRVLGYSSTSFYAVDGAFGEPMGRESLQKLWQKYKVDIAIYGHAHNYERTCPIYENICTSNEKHDYKGSLNGTIHVVAGGGGASLTNFGNVNTTWSLVKDVDYGFLKLTAFDHSNLLFEYKKSSNGKVYDSFSISRGYKDILACAVDSCPPTILAS encoded by the exons ATGCAGGCAATGGGGTTGAAGTTGCTAGCAATTTTATGGGTTTTATGTAGGATTGGAGGCGTAGCATCACATGGAGATCAacctttttcaaaaatttcagtACATGAAACTGTGTTTGCTCTTAACGATGCTGCTTATGTTAAAGCATCTCCTCTTGTTCTCGGATTGAAG GGGCAAACCTCCGAATGGTTGACTGTGACGTTGCACAATCCAATTCCATCTGTTGATGATTGGATTGGAGTATTCTCGCCGGcaaatttcag TGCTTCGACATGCCTCCCCGATAGCTCAATGGTTGCTCCTCCATTATTGTGCACTGCACCTATCAAG TTCCAATATGCAAATTATAGCAGTCCTAACTACAAAGACACAGGAAAAGCATCGTTGAAGTTTAGATTGATCAACCAAAGATCTGACTTCTCCTTTGCATTGTTCAGTGGTGGATTATCCAAG CCAAAACTTGTTGCAGTGTCGAATTCAGTTGTTTTTGCATATCCAGATGCCCCAAATTACCCTCGATTAGCTCAAGGAAAGATGTGGAATGAA ATGACCATAACATGGACAAGTGGATACGGAATCAACGAAGCCGAACCTTTTGTGGAATGGGGCCGGATAGGTGAGGTGGCACGGCGTTCTCCTGCTGGGACACTGACAATTGACCGAAATAGCCTTTGTG gagcACCAGCAAGAACAGTTGGTTGGCGTGATCCTGGATTCATTCATACCGGATTCTTACATGAATTATGGCCCAACTCAGT GTACACATATAAATTAGGACATAAACTTTTAAATGGTAGTTTAATTTGGAGTCAAGTTTACGAGTTCAAATCATCTCCTTACCCGGGTCAAGATTCTCTACAACGTGTGATCATTTTTGGAGATATGGGAAAG GATGAAGCTGATGGGTCGAATGATTATAACAATTATCAGCATGGATCCCTTAACACAACTAAACAACTTATTAAAGACTTAAAGAATTATGATATAGTTTTCCATATTGGAGATCTTTGTTATGCCAATGGGTACCTCTCACAATGGGATCAATTCACTGCTCAAGTTGAACCAATTTCCTCTACAGTACCTTATATGGTAGCTAG TGGTAATCATGAGCGTGATTGGCCGAATTCAGGATCTTTCTATGAAAACAACGATTCAGGAGGCGAATGTGGGGTTTTGGCAGAAACTATGTTTTATGTTCCTGCTGAAAACCGAGCAAAGTTTTG GTACTCTACGGATTATGGGATGTTTAGATTTTGTATTGCTGACACTGAACATGATTGGAGAGAGGGAAGCGAACAGTATAAATTCATTGAGAATTGTTTGGCGTCTGTTGATAGACAAAAGCAACCATGGCTTATTTTTCTTGCTCATCGTGTATTGGGGTATTCATCCACTTCATTTTATGCTGTTGATGGAGCATTTGGTGAACCAATGGGAAGAGAGAGCCTTCAAAAACTTTGGCAAAAGTATAAAGTTGATATTGCCATTTATGGTCATGCACACAATTATGAAAGAACATGTCCCATTTATGAG AATATTTGCACGAGCAATGAGAAGCACGATTACAAGGGAAGCTTAAATGGGACAATTCATGTGGTGGCGGGAGGTGGAGGGGCGAGTCTTACTAATTTTGGAAACGTTAATACTACTTGGAGTTTAGTCAAAGATGTTGACTATGGGTTCTTAAAACTCACGGCATTTGACCATTCTAACCTTCTGTTTGAGTACAAGAAGAGTAGTAATGGGAAAGTTTATGACTCGTTTTCGATTTCTAGAGGTTATAAAGATATATTGGCTTGTGCTGTTGATAGTTGCCCACCCACAATCCTAGCTTCTTAG